ggtggcggcggggtgCGCGGCGGCCACGTGCGCGATCGCCGCGGTGCTGGTGGCGCGCAgggcgtcggcgcgggcgcggtggcggcgggcggtggcgCTGCTGCGCGAGTTCGAGGAGGGCTGCGCCACGCCGACCGCGCGCCTGCGGCAGGTCGTCGACGCCATGGTCGTCGAGATGCACGCCGGGCTCGCGTCCGACGGCGGCAGCAAGCTCAAGATGCTGCTCACCTACGTCGACGCGCTCCCCAACGGGTACGGCCCCAAAGGTTCCTTACTGCTGCCCCCGCTGCTTCGTTCGTCGCCTTGCGATTCCTCGATGGTTTTCTTCTTGTAGCGATTCGTTCGTACGGTTTGTCATTTTGTTTTGCGATTCTTTTTCTGAAGAGAAGAgatagaaggaaaaaaaaaagctcgtCATGATTTCTTTGTTTGACATTTTGGTAGTTGGATCATGGTTGCCTTGTTAATGTGTTTTATGTATGCAAATGTGGTGTTCTCTTCACTGGTTTCTTGCCTCCCGAATAGTGCGAAGTGTGATGCGCGTTTCACGCCTTTCTTTTGCCCGTCCATGTGGAATGCTACCAGAACGTATTTCCTCCATATTTTACTTCAGGATTCTAAGCTCTCTCTACCAGAGTATCTCACTTTAcgccttcttttttctttgtttcatttGCACATCGCACAAGGGCATCGACACGTATATTGGTTGCTACTTTCCCCTCAATGTGGCCTGGTGTGCATTGCGCCTGCCTGTCATTGTTTGGACTGGTCGTCTGAACACTACTAAGTTCGATGGTTTcacatgttttattttccCCTTTTGCGATTCTTGCTTCGTGCTTTTGTTTGGCCCTATTATGGAATGCTAAACTTGTTTGGGTCGCAATTTCTCTGAGTGCTCATCCAACAGTAAACACGTTTGGGCCGTTACTTTTGCTGGTATTATTATGTTCATAAAGGCAAAATCTTTATTCGAATCATAAATGCCGCGCACATCTCGGCATTCTCTTTCCGGAATTCTTGCAAGTAGTACGTCATTTAGTTCACAATGCTGTCATCTTTCTGCGGATACGGCAAAGATCGACGCACATCTCTTGCTTCGTGTCTGAGTTGGATTACAAGCTCCGTGTATTATTTCGTCATCCTTTCAAGTACTGTGTAGTTTTGCCGCCTGCAGTGCGATACCTTAGTGCCGGTGCTGCTCTGGGGCaaagacaattaatatgcCAGATGCCAAGAATTTGTCATGTGGGTTCTTATGCCTGCCTGATGCAGGCACTGTTGTTTGAGCTTGCATTCATGGCGGGGTTGTTGTCCGGACCACTATAAAGGGGTATCTGGTAAGTGAATCTGCCTACATTTTTATGTGGCCGGCATTGGGGTTCACAGGCCAGGTTGTATTCCACAATGCCAGTGTGGCCTGTGACGTTCTTGGTCAGATGAGAATCATTGCTTGGGACGTTGCACAGTCACATTTCTTTGTTGGAAGAATCTGTCGTGTCGATTGGGTGTTGTGTTGTGGACATTTTGTGTTTTTCAGTAGAAGAGATGAAATGAAGTTAAACGGTGGAGTACTGTGTCCTTCTGTGTTCATCAGATTCTAAGCCAGACACTGGCAACTGACAAAGGCAACTCAAAAACTGAATTACATCATTCATCAAGGGTTCTGAGATTATTTTGGTTTGGTGTAACTGTGATCGTCGGTTTCTTGTATGGTTGCACCTGCAACAGCTTGGCGTGCTGTTAGAACCTAAACTGCATGACAGCCGGATACGCATTGGCTTTGGTTGGccttttgtatttttgtttctgtcaAGTATTTGGAATTTAGTTCTTTGATCTTTCTTTGTAGGTCTTGGTTTGCTTTGTTCCATTCTATTAACAAATCCTAGACGCAAACGATATGAAGTACATTTCTTGTCAGTAGATCTTTGTTGCTAGATCAATATTCTGATTTGCCAAAACCACATTCGCAAACAATATAGGCATACTTTAGTCAGGACGATGGTTGAAGACATGGAATGGGAGGTAGCTATTCTATCTTAGGAGATGTGTAACAGTGGATTTAAGGAGCACATTGTTTTATGTACCCAAGACATTAATCCTTTTAAAACATGGAAGTCATGGTTCATTAGTTTGCATATACTATGATAAATGGAGAAATTATTGACGACACCAATAGCATTGTTGCTGGTCTTTTGCACTTTGTCTGAGGAACTGCCATACTAAATTGAGCCACGGTTATGCCCTTAAACAGGAATGAAGAAGGTATATATTACGCCATTGATCTTGGAGGAACGAGCTTCAGAGTCTTAAGGGTGGAAGTTGGTATGGGGTCAGTAATTAGTCAGAAGGTTGAAGATCATACCATCCCTGAAGAATTTATGGGCAGTAGTGAGGTACTTGTTTTATCCTGCCTGATTTTTTTCTATATCTTGAAGATATGTTTTGGGTTACatgtacgagtaatattcttGACTGCAGGATTTATTCAACCTCGTTGCCTTGGCACTAAAGAATATTGTCGAACGGGAAGATGGAAAAGATGAAAAAAGGGCACTTGGTTTTACATTTTCCTTCCCTGTTAGACAGAATTCAGTTTCTTCAGGATCATTAATTAGGTGGACCAAGGGGTTTTCAGTTGGAGACACTGTAAGCAATTTGTTTTCGCGCCCACAATTGTACCTTTTAATATTGGGATTTCCATGTTATGCAACTAATCTTACATTAGTAAAGATTCTAACATTAAGGTGAAACTTAAGTTTGCTAAAATGGTCTTGATGGTGTTGACTTGAATAGATTGAGAAAGTATTCTGGTAAAGGGCTCTATTTGTTACATTTGAAAAGAGAATAAAATGGGATTTACTTAAACATGTTAAAactgccatgttttttttctggtatGTAAAGCCTATGGCTGGCTGTTTATTTCACAACTTTCTGTAGTCACACTTTACTTTTAATGTTGTATATATACTTTTGTACTTCTACTGGACATGCTAATTTCTTTTTAACACCTGTAAACTATGGAACCTCAGGTTGGGAAAGATGTTGCTCAGTGCTTAAATGATGCGCTTGCTATGTGTGGATTAAATGTGCGAGTCACTGCACTGGTAGGTCTTACATAGCCTTTATTTTTGTCTTAACACTCGTATTGTTGCTTTTGCACTTTCATCGAGAAACACATTTGGCTTACTTGGATCACATATTATCAGTGCATGTGTGGATAACCTTATTTTGTGTACATGTGTTGTCAATATACAATAGATTCACAACACCAGATTCAAATGACAAGTAACCACCCTGTAAGATACTTAGTTTTACAGCATTTTATGTTTAAATGTTGAAACATGAGATCTTTTAGTATAACTTAATGTGTAGGGACAGTGTATTGTGCTGTAGATGTCTTGCTGCATCCGATGCTGCAGTAACCACTAACTACCACTGACAATTAATGTATGTATGATAAGAATTATATTTTAAAATGGCCAAATGGCTTGGCCTGATGCTATCTCTTCCTCTTATTGTTTTGTACTGGGCAacgtatttttttatttaccaAATTGTGTAAATATGCTTTTTCATGCTAATTATTTCATTCAGTCACAAAGCTATCACTTGAAAACTCTCCTTTGTGACAAGTTTGTTGTGACGTGCTTATTGTATTATTTTATTGGAAAATGTAATATTACTACCGATGTGTTTTAAATGATCATCTAatgttatttttctatttAGGTCAATGATACTGTGGGGACATTAGCTCTAGGGCATTATTATGATGAGGATACAGTGGCTGCTGTGATAATTGGTGCTGGCACCAACGCTTGCTATATCGAACGCACTGATGCAATTATCAAGTGTCAGGGTCTTCTTACAAACTCAGGAGGCATGGTAACCTTCTTTTCTGCTTTATCCGTAATTGGCTTTATATAGCTTAACTGTTCCTGTGAACAAAGTAACCATGATGTAAATCTCTTGTGCTAAATCGTTCCATCCATCAGGTAGTAAACATGGAATGGGGTAATTTCTGGTCATCACATTTGCCAAGAACTTCTTATGACATCTCATTAGACGATGAGACACAAAATCGCAATGATCAGGTAAGTAAGCTATATAAATTAGAGTTGTATGGCGTGTTTGTATTGTTAGTAATAGGTTTAGTCTTACAAGTTTATGGTGTCACAGGGCTTTGAGAAAATGATATCAGGAATATACCTTGGGGAAATTGTAAGACTGGTGCTCCATAGAATAGCTGAAGAATCAGATGTTTTTGGTGATGCTGCCGATAGTCTATCAACCCCTTTCATTTTGAGGTATCTTCATGCTTGGATTGTTTGTTTCTTCCAATTATCATGCGTTATGGAGAAGGAAAAGTAGATTTCGTGATTATTTCCGGTTATTACTGGGATAGGAATGCCTTTGTTAGCACTTACCACTCCAACAATCCAATATAATTCTTTAAACTGCAATTAACTAGATATTTATTGGAAGAGTCATGCATTTTCTATGTTACATACTGGAGCTTATCTTGGCAACCAAGTCCCCATGTTAGTGGAAGGGATGGCTGGTTGGATAACTTCTACCATGGCTGGCCCAATTATTTGTACTACATCTAGCTAAATATTCTTGGAAGATCATGCATACTGGTGCTTGTGTATTTTACTACAATATTTTGAAATTCTCAAACCCACCCTATTAGTGGAATTATCTATTTGACTGAATGTCCTGGTGTGAGTCCCCGACCAAAGCTTAATCATGGAAAGCTAGACTTGTTATTATGTCTTTTTTAACTTACTTTTGTTGTCCAGCACACCGTTTCTGGCTGCAATTCGTGAGGACGATTCACCGGATCTGAGCGAAGTCAGAAGGATACTGCAAGAACATCTGAAGGTTAGCTTTCCCTGGTCACACTTCCTAGAGTACTCTATCATACATGAATCCAGCGCTGTTGCTCCAATTTGATGTATTTTTCCGAGGCATTAGACCTCCCTCTGATCTTACCATTGCTCGTTCCAGATCCCATCGGCCCCTCTGAAAACCCGAAGGCTGGTCGTCAAAATCTGCGAcatcgtgacccggagagctgcCCGTCTGTCCGCTGCTGGTATCGTGGGGATACTGAAAAAGCTCGGTCGGGATGGGAGCAGCGGCCCAGCCTCCTCGAGCGGAAGGACAAGAGACCAGCCAAAGAAGACGGTGGTCGCGATCGAGGGCAGCCTGTACCAGGATTACCCGGTGTTCCGGGAGTACCTTGACGAGGCCCTGGCGGAGATCCTTGGGGAGGAGGTTGCTCAGACCGTGACGCTGAGGGTGACGGAGGACGGGTCGGGGTCTGGAGCTGCTCTGCTTGCCGCCGTGAACTCGTCGAATAGACAGCGGCAACAAGGGGGTTCCATATAGTGGATGggagagagtgagagacaatggTGATACAGCTTGCCCCTCTGTTCAAATGTAAAAAGGGACATTGTTTGATATCTATGATTCATATATATAAAATCTGGTCTTGTGCAGAGAATTCCCCCTTTGGTCTCCGTAATTAGCCTTTTGTGCGTGTGGTATTTCCTGTGCCGTAAGTAGGTCTTGTGCAGAGAATTCCCCCTTTGGTCTCCGTAATTAGCCTTTTGTGTGTGGTATTTCCTGTGCCGTAAGTAGGTCTTGCTGTGTTCTAGCCCCTTTTACTTGTTCTAGATTCTTTTGGTTTGGGCTTTCAGGGAAGTTAGAATAGTTTCTGCTAATAACTGAACCTCAGACCACACATGCCGGAAATTCATCTAGAACTTGAATCCCTACTTGACATTAGTTTACGAAAACATGGTGACTACGGACTGTTTGGTTCTTGACCCGTGAACCAGCACCGAAATTTAGTACGGAGTAACTCCTTTGGAACTCACTCACAGAAACAGCTattcttgttgtttttttgATCGGGAGctattcttgtttttttataagTGCAAAAAACATCCTTCattttcaaaagaatttttttgcGGTGCTCAATGTGTCCGTTTCGTACTCCCAAAACAGAAGTGACAGgtcctgtattttttttagcgcATTGTAGTCCTCTTCGTTGGTTACTGCAAAAAGGCGAGCCATTGCAAAGAGACAAAACTAAGCCCACTAAGCTCCAGTCGCTAGAAAGAAGCGGCCCCAATGGACCACACCAGCCGCGAAAGCCGAGGCCCATATAGAAACTCCGCCGCGTGCGCCGCATCCCCGAAAAGGCGCGACCGCGAACGCCTTCCTTCCTCCACAAGGATCACTCGCTCCCGTACCGTACCTCCGTCTCTGCCTCTCGCCTTccatctcctctcctcctccgcggcgcGTCGTCGAACGGCAACGTGAGCTCTCCTTCTGACCCTAATTCTTCCCCCTTATTACTGTTCCGACGTTTCCCAGCGCATGCGCCACCGGCCGCCGATCTAGGGATCTCTTGCCAGTTTCCGTcgtcccctcctcctcctcgtcgtcgcggATTGCGCGGGCTACTTTTTCCTGTGCTGACAGGAACAAGGGTTTGGCGGATCGCCGCAGAGGCTTCAGATGTGCCGCCGAGAGGGGAGGATGATACGGCTGTTGTGTAATCGCGGCGGTGGTGAACTTCAGTTTTGGTTCCCAGGTCCGCGAACTTCTGTTTTGATATACTCCCCCCTATGTCTGTAATTTACCAAACCGCGCTGTCCTCCGTATACTAGTACCGGTGTTGTCGGCGCGGGCGCTAGAGGGTTTGAGGAGTCGAATCTGGAATCGATCGCACCAATGATTTGAATTCTGTGTGATCCCCCCCTTGCTGTCAGTTCCGTTGAGCCGCCTCGAGGGAATGATTGATCCTTAACAGGGATAACCCGAGCTAGAGACTTTCTGTCAGTGGAAGTGAGGTCAATCAGCAGTAGTTTCAGGTCACTGACCCATCTTCATCAGCTTATTATCGGCTGGCGTGATTGACATACCAGTGCACCAACTGTTATCAGAAGACTAGTCGTAGTTCACAACCAATGATAAATGGGGTCCCATGATAAATTAGCCGGGATTGAATTGGTTGGTTGCATACTGTGATATGAACATGAGTAGTTTCTGTCTTGTCATACTTAAGAGCCGATGCTTCTGGCCTTTGAGTAATCTCAACAGTAATGCAGTAATGTTCTTTAGACGAACATGTCAGTGATGTTTGTATATGCTGCTTCCGTCCACATGTAAATGTGCGGTAGTCAGTTGATAGTTGATGCTTCAGCCTTCTGGTGGTGGTTGTCAAGCTGCATCATTAAAACTTGTGCTGGTTCAGTCTAACATGGTACAGGTAAACTCAATTCAGGTTTATGTAACATCTGAATCTAACCTGTTATTGTCAGCATTATGCAGATCAGTACAAAATTCTTTATTGCCCAACGTTACCCAGTTCCTCTCAGGCTTATTGAAACCCATCACAAAGATTAAACTATCATTAGTTATAGCTTATGTCACAAACTCTGTGACCATGATTTGTAAACCGAGTTGTCTGTCTGGCAAATCATTCTCCGATTTCCCTTCCTATAGCTTCTCTGCTAATACCAACATGCTTCTACTCTACCCCTCTTGACATTTTATAGGATTTTCTGTTTTAACTTCCTGTGTGCTAAATCACAGGTACTATTTCCGCTTATTTGGATGATATTCTTTGCCGACAGTTATCTGTAGCTGTCtatgaaattttattttatgccTGGTGTTTTGAATATGCAACATCTTTAATTATCAGTGCTGAGGCTGTTATTGGATGAACTCTGATAGGAGAGATATCGATTTGCTTATTCAGAATTGTTTTAGGTAGATTGGCTATCCACCTTTCCCTGACAGCTTAAGCTTTTAGGCTTGATTGGCCGATGAGTCTCAGGAAAAATCCATTATTAGTGCAACATGTACGATTTTGGAAATTCACTGGTTCATGTGATGCTTGTGTTACTTTGATTCAAATTGGTATTCGATGCTTGTGTTACTTTGATTCAAATTGGTATTCATAAACATATGCTGAAGCTAAATGAtatgtttgtttctttctttcttacaGGATATGAGGCTACATCCCTTCAAAAATCGAAAATTTTGTCTTGCCTGATTTTCCATGTATACTTGACTGGTAAATAGTGTGCAGTAGCAGATCAGATATGATTGCCCCAAACTGCAAGAGTTGCATAATTTTTTGTGCGCTAGCTTTGATGgcatttcttttctgttcCCCCGTCAGCAGAAGTGCAGGACATGCTCTTTTATTCCTGTCCCATTCTTTTGATACCACTTATCCTAGCCGATGGGCCATAAAATGCTGTATGCACATGCCTTCAAAATTCCCAAGAACTCCACTATTTAGAAAGATGGTTGATATGgtactcgctccgtcccatattaagtgactcaaatttgtccaaatatggatgtatctatgcctaaaaaacgtctagatacatgtaatagaaagtcacttaatatgagacggagggagtactttactATTGCTTGCACAGTTGAGGGCATGATCATTTTGATTCATAATAATGATTAATATAACCTGCTGAATTTGTGCAGGTAGAACTGAGATGAGATCTGACCGACAAACCTCAATTGATAATGAGCAGTCTACCCTGAAGCTACTTTCTGCCGTTGTTAACAAACGACTCAGTTCCATTGTTTAGTGATACCAATGCGTTATTATGCAATTCTCTATGCTGTAACAACAGCTGGACTTCTCTTGTTAGTTGGACAAGTATAATCCTGCAATGATTGTCTCCAAAGTTGCATCCCCTACACCCAGAGTTAAGGTCAGGCTGCTCTATTTTTAAGTCTTTCTTTGAGGTATCCCCCACTACTGCTAGTGTTCTTCAGGCTACCTTTTTTTGTAGATCCTGTCTTTACAAGGGGGATATTTTTGCCTACATTTATGTACAGCATATGCTCTACAAAAGCCTTTACATAGCAGATACTGTCATGAAGACATAGGTAGTGACGCCTTTGGAAATATTCTCTGTCCGGGAGCTAGGATGGCTAAGGGATCGTACATGTGTTTCCTCCGTTCAAATGTCTCCCACCTTGCTCCAAAGTGGGCTTTCCACTGCTGCTGTGTGGTGTAGGGGGCTAGATACTGCTTCATCCCAACACCTGCCTTCTCACAGAAGTCTACTATTTGGTTGTTGAGGTTCACTGCATGTTCGACGCTGCCATGACCCGAGAGCGATGGTGCTGAAGACAGGAACCCCACAAGGTAGAAAATTTCTTCATCTGGAATGACCACTGACGTCCTGTTGTCCCATCTGCATCGAATGTGTCAAACACATGAGTTACCAAAACTTACAACCGCATTATAACTCAAGTGAGCCGGTAAATTGTTTTCAAGTTATTTACTTTGATTTGTTCACTGGGTAAAGAAGTATGGGACCATTGTTGCTGTCTTTCAGGATcttgccgaagacttccttcGCGAATTTGTGGATCGTGCTTCTCGGAATTAGAAGATTCAGCCACGGGTGTGGAACTTCCCAGAGCCCCTGAGCTCTCAGCTTCAGCTCAGAGGAGTGCACCCTGTCCAAGAACTCCAGGTATGTGACATCGGTGTGGAAAAGAGTGGACTGTATGTATCTTAGCCGAGACAGGAGCACTCCAACTTCCTGCCAAAACAAgacaagacaaaaaaaaacaaatacgaCCGATTAGATTAAATTACACAACGCA
The Brachypodium distachyon strain Bd21 chromosome 2, Brachypodium_distachyon_v3.0, whole genome shotgun sequence genome window above contains:
- the LOC100826327 gene encoding hexokinase-3 — translated: MGRVGFGVAAGCAAATCAIAAVLVARRASARARWRRAVALLREFEEGCATPTARLRQVVDAMVVEMHAGLASDGGSKLKMLLTYVDALPNGNEEGIYYAIDLGGTSFRVLRVEVGMGSVISQKVEDHTIPEEFMGSSEDLFNLVALALKNIVEREDGKDEKRALGFTFSFPVRQNSVSSGSLIRWTKGFSVGDTVGKDVAQCLNDALAMCGLNVRVTALVNDTVGTLALGHYYDEDTVAAVIIGAGTNACYIERTDAIIKCQGLLTNSGGMVVNMEWGNFWSSHLPRTSYDISLDDETQNRNDQGFEKMISGIYLGEIVRLVLHRIAEESDVFGDAADSLSTPFILSTPFLAAIREDDSPDLSEVRRILQEHLKIPSAPLKTRRLVVKICDIVTRRAARLSAAGIVGILKKLGRDGSSGPASSSGRTRDQPKKTVVAIEGSLYQDYPVFREYLDEALAEILGEEVAQTVTLRVTEDGSGSGAALLAAVNSSNRQRQQGGSI